Proteins found in one Kluyveromyces marxianus DMKU3-1042 DNA, complete genome, chromosome 2 genomic segment:
- a CDS encoding HD domain-containing protein — protein sequence MLIKIVTKNFSHFSKQTLLSIGSSHASLLKKQYSIQSRTIATYKRSVMTERWNPKDHVPIEVKEILAETQPNYVLAFMHIVEQLKLQKRTGWLDHDIKPCESISDHMYRMGVTAMLIKDPKVDVKRCVRIALVHDIAESLVGDITPFDPVTKEEKHQRELDTITYLCDEIIKPYNEEAATEILNDWLAYENVSSLEARYVKDIDKFEMLVQCFEYEKRHKGTKDLSQFYSAVDSIKTEEVKSWTADLMRRRTQFFENL from the coding sequence ATGCTTATCAAAATTGTCACCAAGAATTTTTCGCATTTTAGTAAACAAACACTGTTAAGTATTGGATCATCGCATGCTTcactgttgaagaaacagtATTCGATCCAGAGCAGAACCATCGCCACATATAAAAGATCAGTGATGACTGAACGTTGGAATCCCAAGGACCATGTTCCAATTGAAGTAAAGGAAATTTTGGCCGAAACTCAGCCAAATTATGTTTTGGCCTTTATGCATATTGTAGAGCAGTTGAAGTTGCAGAAAAGAACAGGATGGCTTGACCACGACATCAAGCCATGTGAAAGTATTTCAGACCATATGTATCGTATGGGAGTCACTGCCATGCTAATCAAAGATCCTAAAGTAGATGTCAAGAGATGTGTACGTATAGCGTTGGTTCATGACATTGCTGAATCTTTGGTGGGCGATATTACACCATTCGACCCGGTCactaaagaagagaagcaTCAGAGAGAATTGGATACAATCACATATTTGTGCGATGAAATAATCAAGCCTTATAACGAAGAGGCTGCTACAGAAATTTTAAACGATTGGCTAGCCTACGAAAACGTTAGTTCGTTGGAAGCAAGATACGTGAAGGATATTGATAAGTTTGAAATGCTAGTGCAATGCTTTGAGTACGAGAAGAGACATAAGGGCACCAAGGATCTGAGTCAATTTTACTCGGCTGTTGATAGCATCAAGACTGAAGAAGTCAAA